The Leadbetterella byssophila DSM 17132 DNA window CAATAAAAAAGATGATGAAGACGGGGATCAAGATTGGACTTCTAAAGATGTTCCAAGTAAGAAAACCTCCCACCTGAGTGGTATCCCAGCCTAGGGATTTGATTCCTAAGAAGTAATTCGTTTCGCTAGAAAATATTCCCTGCTGAAGGGTCATTTCCTGAAGGTTAAGGGTAGTGCTAATTAAACAAACTGAAAGGATAGATAAGCCCAAGGGAACCTCAAAAGAGATGATTTGGGCCGCTGAACGCATTGCACCTAATAATGAATATTTGTTGTTAGAAGCGTATCCCGCGAGGATCAATCCCAAAATGTCTATGGAGATGAGTCCTAATAATAGAAATACGCCGGTTTGTACATTTACCCCTTGAAGTCCATGGGATATAGGTAAAAAAGCAAAACCGGAAAATACAGCCGCAAATATGATATATGGCGCGGCTTTGAACATTTTCCGGTCGGCAGCAAAAGGAATGGTATCTTCCTTTTGGAATAATTTTATAAGATCAGCGAATAATTGTAGAAGTCCCCACTTACCTACCTCCATTGGGCCTAGTCGGTCCTGAATAAAAGCAGATACCTTACGTTCCAGATAAACGCTAATGATCACATTAGCTCCTATTACAGCCAGGAAAATAAGGAGGGGCAACCACATTAGAATTCGGCATTTTTAGGCGTTCTTGGGAAAGGTATCACGTCTCTGATGTTTGTCATACCTGTAACGAACAACACTAAACGTTCAAACCCTAATCCGAATCCGGAATGTGGGGCAGAACCGAATTTACGAGTTTCTAAGTACCACCAGATGTTTTCAGGATCTATGCCCACTTCTTTTACTCTGGCCATCAGTTTCTCGTAGTTGTCTTCTCTCTGAGATCCGCCTATGATCTCTCCGATTCCAGGGAAAAGAACGTCCATAGCGCGTACTGTAGCTCCAGGGGCGCCATTTAGCTCATCGTCCTGTTTCATGTAAAAGGCTTTGATCTCCTTCGGATAGTTCGTTAGAATGACGGGTTTTTTGAAATGCTTCTCTACTAGATATCTTTCGTGTTCTGATTGTAAGTCAATACCCCAAGCTACCTCGTATTGGAACTGTTTCTTTTGAGCTGGCTTGGATTTTAGTAATATGTCTATCGCTTCTGTATACGTTAATCTTTCGAAGTCATTTTCTACTACAAATTTTAGCTTTTCTATAAGCTTCAACTCTGATCTTTCGTTCTGTGGTTTTTGCTTCTCTTCTTCTAATAGTCGGTTTTCCAAAAACTCCAGATCTTCTTTGCAGTTTTCAAGTGCATAAGAAATGACATATTTCACGAAACTTTCCGCCAGATTCATGTTATCTTCCAGTTCGAAGAATGCCACTTCTGGTTCAATCATCCAGAATTCCGCCAAATGTCGAGAAGTGTTAGAGTTTTCAGCACGGAAGGTAGGTCCAAAGGTGTAAATTCTAGACAAAGCTAGGGCGCCTAATTCTCCTTCTAACTGCCCCGAAACGGTTAATGCTGTTTCTCTACCAAAGAAATCCTGACTGAAGTCAATATTTCCTTCCGGTGTCAAAGGGGCTTTGTTAGGTTCAAAAGTACTTACCCTAAACATCTCACCTGCACCCTCAGCATCAGAAGCGGTGATGATAGGAGTATGTAAATAGAAGAAGCCTTGTTCGTTGTAGAATTTATGAACGGCATAAGCCAGGGCGTGACGAATACGGAATACCGCACCGAATACATTGGTTCTGAAGCGTAAATGGGCTTTCTCTCTCAAGAATTCCAAACTATGCTTCTTAGGCTGTATAGGGTAGGACTCATCAGCCGTACCGTAAACTTCTATGGTTTCAGCTAAAACCTCCATGGTTTGTCCTGCTCCTGCCGAAGCTACTAGTTTACCAGTCACAGCTATTGCTGAACCGGTGGTAGCTAACTTCAGTATATCTTCAGAAATTTTGCCGTTCTCCACTACAGCCTGAATATTTTTCAGGGTTGAGCCGTCATTTATATTGATAAAAACGATATTGGATTGTCCTCTTTTAGTCTTCACCCATCCTTTCACCACGATAGACTGCCCTTCAGGAGTCAGCTTTAAAATTTCTTTGATCTGCATACTACATACTGTTATTTTAGCAAAAATAAAGAATTACATGTAGCTATCCGAGTTTAGGCTAAGGGAATCTTTAGCATTTGTCTCGGCTAACTTTAGAATCTACAATATTTCCTTAATCTTGTCCAGTCTGGTATCCGTGTTTTGGTGTTTTTGGAATTCAATAATCAGCTGATTTATTGTGATTTGATGATTAATGCTTTAAATTTGCGCGCCTTGCCGACATAACAAATAATATTTGACCTTGAATAGACAAACCATAAGACTTGTAATCCTGTTAGGTGTGATCGCCATTTGTGGAATTATTGGAATTCAGATCTATTGGATGAAGAAAGCCTTTGATCTCCACGAGCAGCAATTTAGGCAAAGTGTGATGGTAAGTCTTCGAAACGTAGCTAATACCATTGCGAAGTCTTATAATATGTCTGTCATCGAAAATCCGGTTGAACAGCTTTCTTCAGATTACTTCGTGGTTAATTTACGTGTTCCATTAGAGCCGGGGATTTTGGAACCTTTGTTGATTGAAGAATTCAAGAAGAAGAATCTCAGCACTGACTTTGAATATGGAATATATAATTGTGATACGGACAATATCATTTACGGGGGATATGTAAAGGAGAGTTTTGAACCCTATTATGTAGAAGGGAGTAATGAACTTCCTAAAACAGACAAATTCCTTAATTACTTTGGCGTTAGATTTCCCGGAAAATCAAGCTATATCACAGGTAAATTAGATATTTGGATCATATCCTCCTTGATTACATTGGTATTTACGGTGTTCTTTGGTTATGCCATGTTTGTCATTTTACGGCAGAAGAGGTTAAGTGAAGTTCAAAGGGATTTCATTAATAACATGACCCATGAGTTCCAAACCCCTATTTCTACTATTAAGATAGCTACGGATGTATTGGCTACTGATAAGATCACCTCTCAGCCTGAAAGGTTAAAGAAATATGTAGACATCATCCGTTCTGAGAATAATCGTTTGAAGAATCAGGTAGAGGCGGTTTTGTCCACGGCAAAAATTGGTAAGGGGAACATTCAAATCAATATACAATTACAAGACCTTCATGCGCTTATATGGGAGGTGACAGAGAGTATAAGAGTAGAATTAGGTGAGGATTTCCATTTGAATCTGGATGCCCAAAAGACCAGTATCAAAGCAGACAAAATGCATTTGATGAACATCATCCGAAATCTATTGGATAATGCATGTAAATACTCTGGAGATCATCCTGAAATTACCTTAAAGACCCTAAATGACGATAAATACATCTATGTAGCCGTAGAAGATAAAGGAATAGGAATAGCTAAAGAACATCAAGCGAAGATCTTTGATCGTTTTTATAGAGTACCTACCGGAAATGTACATAATGTAAAGGGCTTTGGCTTAGGATTGAATTATGTCAAAGAAATGGTAAGATTACACAAATGGGAAATAGATGTTAGTTCTGAATTGGGACATGGTACTACCTTTGTGATTAAGATTCCTATAAGTGAATAAGAAAAATGGCCAAAATATTATATGTGGAGGATGATCCCAACCTCGCTTTTGTGGTAAAGGATAGTTTAGAGGAGATTGGCGACTTTGATATTTCGCATTTTAGCGACGGAAAAGAAGCATGGAAGGTATTCAAGAAAGAGAAGTTTGATCTCTGCCTCTTGGATGTCATGTTACCTGAATTGGATGGTTTTTCTTTGGCTGAAAAGATCAGAGAGCAAAATGCTCATATTCCTATCATATTTCTATCTGCAAAAGCCTTACCGGAAGACAGGATTCAAGGTTTGAAGGTGGGAGGGGATGATTATATCACAAAGCCATTTAGTATTGAAGAATTAGAACTGAAGATCAAAGTATTCCTGAAAAGGAATGCCGTATCTTTAAACCCGGTGGTGCAAGATAATATTCCATGTGGGGATTATATTTTTTGCTATTCTCAATTGAGTCTGACCTTTGATGAGGAGGTTCAGAGACTCACACATAGAGAAGCTGAAGTGTTGAAATTCTTTTTGGACAGAAAGAACCAAATTGTTAAGAGAGAAGAGATCTTAGTTGCTATCTGGGGAAGAGATGATTATTTCTTAGGTCGAAGTCTTGACGTTTTTTTAACTCGCATTAGAAAGATGTTAAATAGAGACTCAAAAGTGAAATTAGAGAATATTCATGGGGTCGGATTTAAGTTGATCGTACCTTAATCTTTTTTTAATCTCTGTTAGAAAGCTATTAGAATTTCAAAATAGCTTCGGTTTCCATAGGGCTATGTGCTAATTTCGTATCCAAATCAAAATTAAGCTTATGGAAATCGCACAGATTTTTAAGAACAACGAAGAGTGGATAGGTAAGGTCTTAGAGAATGATCCTACTTATTTTGATAGGCTTGCTGAGGGTCAGGAACCTAAATATTTATATATAGGATGCTCTGATAGCAGGGTGACAGCAGAAACCGTTATGGGCGCTAAGCCAGGTGAGGTATTTGTACATAGGAATATCGCTAATCTCGCTCCAAATAATGACCTGAATGTTCTATCCGTGGTGGTTTATGCCGTAAAACATTTGAAGGTAAAGCACATTATAGTATGCGGTCATTACAATTGTGGCGGTATTAAAGCGGCTATGCAACCAGAAGATTTAGGAATCTTAAATCCTTGGTTAAGAAATATTCGTGATGTGGTGAGGATTCATCAGGCAGAACTGGAAGCAATACCATCTGAAGAAGAGAGATATAAAAGGTTAGTGGAGTTAAATGTGCAGGAACAATGCCTGAACATTGTGAAGATGAAAGAAGTACAGAAGGCTATGCAAGAAAGAGGTCTTCGAGTTCACGGCTGGGTATTTGATCTGCATTCGGGAAGAATAATAGATCAGAAACTTGATATGAAAGAGATCGCTGATCATTTAGGCGATATATATAAGTTGGTGTAAAATAAGGCCCGAATTAATCGGGCCTTATTTATTATTTCAATCGTTCAATACTTCTATGTATGAACTGTGTCAGATCTTTACCGCTTAGCATACCTTGAGATAATAAGGCTAAATCTACCAGTTGTTTAGCTAAATCAGCGCCTTCTTCTGTCACAACCTTTTGAATGATGGGGTGATTTCCGTTGACCACCAAATTATACATTAGAGGCATCATGTTAGCTTGTCCGTTCACTTTTGACATATCCGTATATCTACGCATGAATTCAGTTTGGACAATACTTACAGGTAAATCATCTACCGGTAATGCTTCAATTTGTACTATATTATTTCCAATCAAAGGCTTAAATACTTCTTCTACTTTCTTTTTCTCATCTTCAGAAAGAACAACCTCCGCTTTGATCCCTTTATCTATAATCTTCTCTAAAGGTTCTGAGTCAACACGTTTGAAACGAAGTTTTTCAACTTTCATTTCAAGAGCATTCAGGAAGTGAGCATCTAAAACATCGTCCAGTATCAATACATCGTATTCTCTTTTAAGAGCACCCTCAATGTAAGCATCTTCTTTATTGAGATCATTGCAGTAGAGTGCTATGGCATTTCCATCCTTGTCTACCTGATTGCTCTCTAACTTGGTTTTATATTCGTCTATAGTGAAGTACTCGTTCTTAGTGTTCTTTAATAAAATAAATTCTTTTGCTCTTTCATAGAATTTATCATCAGAGATGATACCATACTTCACAAATAGCCCAATAGACTCCCATTTTTCTTCAAAAGCCTTACGATTATCCCTGAATAGTTCTGCCAGTTTTTCTCCTACTTTTTTGGTAATGTAGGTGTTTATTCTCTTCACGTTACCATCAGCCTGTAAATAACTTCTGGATACGTTCAATGGAATATCAGGTGAGTCAATCACCCCGTGAAGTAATTGTAAGAATTCCGGAACAATATCCTTCACATCATCCGTAATAAAGACTTGCTTGCTGAAGAGCTGAATCTTCTCCCTGTTTAATTGGAAGTCTTGCTTAATCTTAGGGAAATAAAGTACACCGGTAAGATTAAACGGATAGTCTACATTCAAGTGAATCCAGAATAGTGGATCTTCAGAATAAGGATACAGTTCTTTGTAGAAAGCTAAATAATCCTCGTCTTTTAATTCGCTAGGCGCCTTAACCCAAATAGGATTAGGATTATTAATCGTCTTTTCCTTGAATTCTATGGTGGTAGGTAGGAACTTACCGTATTTGCTAAGTATTTGCTCTAATTTAAATTCGTCTAAAAACTCTTCAGAGTCTTCAGCAATATGTAGGATAACATCAGTACCTCTTTCAGCTCTTTCGGCTGCAGAAATCTCGAATTCAGTGCTACCGTCACTGAACCATCTTACGGCCTCAGCTCCTTCCTGGAAGGATTTGGTGATAATTTCAACCTCTTTGGCCACCATAAATGCAGAATAGAATCCTAACCCAAACTGTCCTATGATGGTGGATTTATCTGTAGTTTGCTGATACTTTTCTACGAATTCTTTTGCACCGGAGAAAGCAATCTGATTGATATATTTCTTTACCTCCTCTGCCGTCATCCCAATTCCATTGTCTGAAATGGTGATGGTCTTTTTATCTTTGTCGAAGCTAACTTTAACCTTAAGTTCTCCTAATTCTCCATTAAACTGACCGAGTGAGGATAATTTCTGAAGCTTTTGAGTGGCATCTACTGCATTTGAAACTAATTCCCTAAGAAATATCTCATGGTCAGAATACAAGAATTTCTTGATGATGGGGAAAATGTTTTCCGTATTGATTGAAATAGTACCTTTTTCTGTAGTCATATCTTTATTGATCTTCTTACAGACATTTAATCAAAGGCTGTTCCAATACAGGAAATCGTGACAATTTGTCAGAAAGTCTTATTTTTTCTGCTCAAATCTGTCTTTGGTGTATTCAATTTTTGTCTTCCCATGTGGTGTGGGATTACCTTCCTCATCAAGGGAGACCATGACAATCTTATCTATTTTGATAATGGTTTGGCGTGTCATTTTGTTACGAACTTCACAGGCTAAAGTCAGAGAAGTATGTCCAAAATGTGTAGCTACAATCCCGATTTCAATGATGTCTCCCTGTTTGGCAGAGCTGATAAAGTTGATCTCTGACATGTATTTTGTTACACATCTGGGATTCTCTAGTTGGATGATGGAATAAAGGGCAGCTTCTTCATCAATCCACTCCAAAAGCCTCCCTCCGAAGAGGGAAGCGTTTGGATTCAGATCTTCAGGTTTTACCCATTTTCTGGTGTGAAAATTCATGAGTATATGGCTTTTTTACTGGCTAAAAGCGTATTGTACATCAAGGCTGCCACGGTCATCAAACCTACACCACCCGGTACAGGAGTGATAAATGAGGTTTTAGGAGCAACTTCTTCAAAAGCCACATCTCCCTTTATGGCAAATCCTGATTTTTTGGTCTCATCCTTTACACGGGTTATACCCACGTCAATCACCACTGCTCCTTCCTTCACCATATCAGCTTTGATGAATTCAGGTCTACCTAGGGCTGCCACCAATATATCTGCTTGTTGACAGATCTCTTTTAGGTTAGCCGTTCTACTGTGTGTAAGGGTTACGGTGCAGTTGCCAGGATAGTCGTTCCTAGCCATCAATAAGCTCATAGGTAAACCTACGATTTGGCTTCTTCCTACTACCACACAATGTTTACCTGCAGTTTCTATCTTATATCTTTTGAGTAGTTCCAAAACCCCAAATGGCGTAGCTGATATGTATGCCGGAAGGCCCTTAGCCATTCTACCTACATTGATAGGGTGGAATCCGTCCACATCTTTCTTAGGATCAATGGCTTCAATCACCTTGTCTACATTGATATGGTCAGGAAGGGGTAATTGTACAATAAACCCGTCCACATCTTCATCCTTATTCAAGCTATCAATAATTTCTAAAACCTCTGCTTCTGTAGTTTCTGATCCTCTTCTGATCAAAGAAGATTTAAAGCCTATCTGTTCGCATGATTTGATTTTGCTGGCTACATACGTTTCTGAAGCTCCATTGTCGCCAATAAGTACAGCGGCCAAGTGCGGAATTTTTCCACCGTTTTCTCGGATTTTATCCACTTCTTCTTTAAGCTCCTGCTTTACCTCTGCTGAAATGCGCTTTCCGTCAATAATTGTCATATCGTAGATACTGAATGTTTTCTGTTATAAATCAATAGGTAAATCAAGGCTATGGACACTACTGCAGTAGTAAAAATAAAGGATGCCGGTAAATTCTCCACTCTATTCTGATAAATAAATGTAGGAAGTAAAGCACCTAACCCTATACCTGCTTCTAAGGCGATATACATGGTAGCTACGGCTTTACCCCTGTTTTCTTCCCTGCAAAGGTCAATGGTCCAAGCCTGAGTGATGGGTGATACTATTCCATTACCTATCCCAAAGAGTACCCCAGAGATGGAAAGGAGTATGATTTCGTGGGTGAATGCCAAGCAAAGCAAAGCTAAAATCATGAACAAGGTTCCAATGATCAATACATTGGGCCTACCTTTTCTATCTGACCATCTGCCCGCTATAAATCGAATACCAATGGATGCTAATGTATAGACAAGGAAGTAATAACCTTTGTTCTTTAAGCCGATACTCTGACTTAAATCTGGAATTAAAGTAATCACTGCACCATAAGAAAACAGGCAAAAGAAAACTACTATAACCACAGGAAGCACACTTCCATCAAAAATGTCGTTTCTGTTAATTTTTAATAGTGACCAACTATACTTCTCTTGCCTTTCTTTAGGTAAAGTCTCCTTCATATTGAAGAGAATGGCTATAGAAAGAAAGGAAAGTAAAGAGGAGGCATAAAATAATATATTGATGTCATAGTGTTGGACTATCCATCCGCCGAGAAACGGACCAAAGGCCATTCCCAAACTCCCTATCAAGCCATGAATGCCCATGCTTTCACCTCTTCTGTTAAACGGTACTATGTCTGCAATATAGGCAGAGGTTCCTGTGGGTTTAAAGCCGGTAGAAAAACCGTGGATCAGACGTAAGAATAGAAATGGGAAAACCGTAGTAGTCAAGGGGTATAAGAATCCACATACAAAGCATACCAGGGAGCCAAAAGCCATCACCGGCACACGACCCACCTTGTCCGAAAGTTTTCCACTAAAGGGTCTCGAAATGCCAGCGGTTAGAGTAAATAGGGCTATGATCAGTCCTTTAAATTCTCCTCCACCCATATCCGTCAGGTACTGAGGAAGCTCAGGAATGAGCATATTAAAGCTGGAAAAAAATAAGAATGAGCTGGCACACAAAAGCCAGAATTGTAAGGTAAATACCCGGTTCAATGATTTTCTAATGTAATTTTCGACCTCTTCACTATTCCACCCACAGGAGGATTACACTTGGATACTTCTATAGTCATCTTTCCGGCCTCAGGAAATTCTGCCCTTAATCTGCTTAATACCCTGTGACCTATATTTTCAAGTAGGCGACTAGAAATTCTCATTTCCTCCGCCACAATACCATATATTTTGCCGTAATCTAAAGTGTCTTCCAGATGATCCGTAACTCCGGATTTTTCTAAATCAGCTTCTATATGAAGGTCTATGATATAGCGATTCCCCACTTTTTGTTCTTCATCCCACACCCCATGGTGAGCAAAGAACTCCATCCCCTCTAAGCTGATCTTCCCCATTTATATGCTGTCAAAAAATGATCCGCTTTTTGGCTTTTCCTCCTGTGTTTTGTCTACCATTGCCTTACGAATGGCAGCCTTTACCTTATTGACCTTATCTAACATCTCTTCGGTATTAGAACCGTCCACAGTAGGTGTGCTTGAAGGGGTTTCAGGTAATCGTCCGGCTATCAATCTGGCCTTCAATTCCTCTAATTTATCCCATTGTCCATTCTCTGCCAGTAATGCCTGTTCATTCCATGAACCCGGATCATGCGCCGCATAGATAGGACCGGCAGCAGATAAAATATCTCTAAGTCTATATTCAGGAGTAGTGGCCAAAGTACGGAAATCATATATTCCTGCTCCGTTCAAGATTTCTTTTATCTTAGGACCAATACCTTCAATCACTTCCAAGTTTGTCTTGTCTTCTTTCGTAGTTTCAAGACTGATATCATTCACTGCAGAAGGTAAACTTACACCTGTAGAGAAGTCGTCTTCTATGTTAAGGTCAACAGGCGTAGATTCCTCTACTGGCTCAATCACAGCGGGTATATCTGCGCCATCTAACAATTTGGCGATTTCTACATGATAGCTTTGTAGTTTGGAAAGTAGTTCGTTTTTCTTCCTTTCCAAATGGTTATATCTGGTGTCAAGTTCAGCTATTGCCTTTTCTGAAGTCTTCTGAATATCCAGAGCTTTCGTTTCTGCTTCTAGGATTAACTGCTTTCCGGTATGTTCAGCTTCTTTAACTAACTGTGCAGCTTTAAGTTGTGCTTCTTCAATCGTCTTCGCTGCTTCTAGCTTAGCAGATTCTATGGTTTTAGCTGCTTCTTGTTCTGCTGATTCTATCTTTCTCGTGGCTTCAGCCTGAGCTGTTTCTGCAATTCTTGAACTGGTGTCTTCGGCTGTTCTTAAGGTTTTAATGAGTGTCATTTCCACCTCACGCAATTTAGATGCCTCCTTCTCGGCTATGTCTAATTGCATCTTCAACATCTTTATCTCATTAAACATCTTGTCCCATTCCTGAGCCAGATCACCCAAAAATTGGTTCACCTCATCCACGTTATATCCTCTGAATGATCTCTCAAACTCGTGCTGCTTAATTTCTAAAGAAGTGATTTTCATTTCGATTAAATTTCGGTTATGTAAAGCCGGACTATTGCCACAGTGTCACCTTAATAACGGTGAATGTCGAATTAAGACACAAAATAACAAAAAAATACTAGCAAATTAAAATAATTTCCACTCCGATATTGTCCGGTCATCGCTGGCTGAAAATAGCGTTTCTGAGGTCTCATTCCACCATAATTTGTTCACAGAAGTACCATGTGAAGCATATTTGCCTTTGTCAATCACTTTTAACAGGCGCATGTCATCTAAGTTCCACAATTTGATGGATTTATCCATGGAGCAGGTGGCCAGAAGCCCTTTGCTTTCTATAGGTAAAAGGTGATTTATGGCATAGTTGTGCGCGGGAATTTCAGTAATAGGCAGATACTCTAATTTAATATCCCATAATCTTATCTTCGCATCTCTTCCTGCTGAAAGCAAAAGATCATTCACATAGCACACAGAAAATACTGAGTTGCTATGTCCTTCTAAGGTGTATTTTATCTTTAAAGTATCCAAATCAAGGATATAGATTTGATGGTCAGAGGTTCCAATGGCCATTTCCTTCTTAGTCTTATTAATGGCTATACTCCTCAGGCTTTTATGGCTTACCTGTACATGTTTTGTAAATGTCTGATCCTTGATGACGTGCAGATATCCTAAACTGTTAGCTACATAGGTATACTCTCCCAGGGTAGTTATTTGGAATATTGAAACCTTTCCCAAATGCAAGGAAGTCTCTACCTTTTTAGCTGATGGGCTAATTTTATGAATACCTTCTGAGTTTTCGCCTACCCATAGGGTATCTGAATCCCTTATGTACTCAAAGGCATATATAGGGTGATTTACTTTAGCAATTGGCACACCCTCATCAGGTGATTTCCACTGAACCAAATACCCATCTCCTCCAGCTGAGAGCAGTTTTCCAGCTTCCGGGCCTTCTGAAATGTGGTATACACTATCTTTATGGCCATTGTAGCTGCCTATTTTTTTGATTTCAAAATGCATGGAGGATTTCTCAGTTTAAACGTAAATTTGTAACAAATTTAGTTGGGATGGCGCTTTTTAGCAAAACTTCTCCCGTGCAGGGAATTCAGGTGGTAGTGTGGAAATTGACGGAAAGCTTTGAAGAGCTGTTCGAGGATACTTCACTTTGTAAAGAAGAAACCCAAACCTGCCTGTCCATTCCGGTACCAGCTAAACAAAAGGAATTCCTGGCAGGGAAATATGTTATTGAAAGAGCCTGCCTACTTCTCGGCATACCCTATGAAGGTTTAGAAAAGGATGAATATGGAAAACCCTATCTGAGAGGAAAACCTTGTGAAATATCTCTAACACATACGGAAGATTATGTGGCTGTGGCATTTTCTGAAAACGGTGCCATAGGTATTGACCTTGAGAAATCTAGAGATCAAATCATGCGTATTTTCCCAAGATTGTTTTCTCAGTTAGAAGTGGAAACGGTCAATGGAGACTTAGAAGAAGCTACGGTGTATTGGTCGGCTAAGGAAGCCATGTACAAATTGTATGGTAAAAGATCAGTGGATTTCCGTGCGCATTTGATGCTAAGAAAAGAAAATGGAAACCTTCAAGGTGAGATTCACATCAAAGATTTCCATTATCCCTGTCAATTCCATATCTCTAGAATAGCAGAGTACTATATGGTTTTGGCCTATTAAATTTGCTCAGCAATCTCGGAGACCTGAATCCCAAAATGAGACTCATGATACACTGCCTTGCCATTTTTTAATAATATAAACTGAGGGGATTCATGTGTAATCCCAAATGTATCTTGTATGGCATTGGAGATGTCCCTATGGGCTATTAGATCTAAGTAATAGGGGCTTATTTTTCCATCTATTTTCGACCAATTCCTCTCCAATCTGTCTTTTGCTGTGGCACTAATGGAGCATCGGGTACTGTGCTTAAATAAACCTACA harbors:
- a CDS encoding complex I subunit 1/NuoH family protein, producing MWLPLLIFLAVIGANVIISVYLERKVSAFIQDRLGPMEVGKWGLLQLFADLIKLFQKEDTIPFAADRKMFKAAPYIIFAAVFSGFAFLPISHGLQGVNVQTGVFLLLGLISIDILGLILAGYASNNKYSLLGAMRSAAQIISFEVPLGLSILSVCLISTTLNLQEMTLQQGIFSSETNYFLGIKSLGWDTTQVGGFLTWNIFRSPILIPVFIIFFIAALAEANRAPFDLPEAESELIAGFQTEYSGFRWAILFLAEYGMMLLMSFLAAIFFFGGWNTIFPNIGPIRLADWTSGTPGEWSGNLWGAFWIFTKAYLGMLIQMWVRWSFPRIRVDQLMYLCWKVLTPFSLALLGLSAAWRILMIYG
- a CDS encoding acyl-CoA thioesterase; translated protein: MNFHTRKWVKPEDLNPNASLFGGRLLEWIDEEAALYSIIQLENPRCVTKYMSEINFISSAKQGDIIEIGIVATHFGHTSLTLACEVRNKMTRQTIIKIDKIVMVSLDEEGNPTPHGKTKIEYTKDRFEQKK
- a CDS encoding sensor histidine kinase yields the protein MTLNRQTIRLVILLGVIAICGIIGIQIYWMKKAFDLHEQQFRQSVMVSLRNVANTIAKSYNMSVIENPVEQLSSDYFVVNLRVPLEPGILEPLLIEEFKKKNLSTDFEYGIYNCDTDNIIYGGYVKESFEPYYVEGSNELPKTDKFLNYFGVRFPGKSSYITGKLDIWIISSLITLVFTVFFGYAMFVILRQKRLSEVQRDFINNMTHEFQTPISTIKIATDVLATDKITSQPERLKKYVDIIRSENNRLKNQVEAVLSTAKIGKGNIQINIQLQDLHALIWEVTESIRVELGEDFHLNLDAQKTSIKADKMHLMNIIRNLLDNACKYSGDHPEITLKTLNDDKYIYVAVEDKGIGIAKEHQAKIFDRFYRVPTGNVHNVKGFGLGLNYVKEMVRLHKWEIDVSSELGHGTTFVIKIPISE
- a CDS encoding response regulator transcription factor, translated to MAKILYVEDDPNLAFVVKDSLEEIGDFDISHFSDGKEAWKVFKKEKFDLCLLDVMLPELDGFSLAEKIREQNAHIPIIFLSAKALPEDRIQGLKVGGDDYITKPFSIEELELKIKVFLKRNAVSLNPVVQDNIPCGDYIFCYSQLSLTFDEEVQRLTHREAEVLKFFLDRKNQIVKREEILVAIWGRDDYFLGRSLDVFLTRIRKMLNRDSKVKLENIHGVGFKLIVP
- a CDS encoding carbonic anhydrase, which gives rise to MEIAQIFKNNEEWIGKVLENDPTYFDRLAEGQEPKYLYIGCSDSRVTAETVMGAKPGEVFVHRNIANLAPNNDLNVLSVVVYAVKHLKVKHIIVCGHYNCGGIKAAMQPEDLGILNPWLRNIRDVVRIHQAELEAIPSEEERYKRLVELNVQEQCLNIVKMKEVQKAMQERGLRVHGWVFDLHSGRIIDQKLDMKEIADHLGDIYKLV
- the folD gene encoding bifunctional methylenetetrahydrofolate dehydrogenase/methenyltetrahydrofolate cyclohydrolase FolD translates to MTIIDGKRISAEVKQELKEEVDKIRENGGKIPHLAAVLIGDNGASETYVASKIKSCEQIGFKSSLIRRGSETTEAEVLEIIDSLNKDEDVDGFIVQLPLPDHINVDKVIEAIDPKKDVDGFHPINVGRMAKGLPAYISATPFGVLELLKRYKIETAGKHCVVVGRSQIVGLPMSLLMARNDYPGNCTVTLTHSRTANLKEICQQADILVAALGRPEFIKADMVKEGAVVIDVGITRVKDETKKSGFAIKGDVAFEEVAPKTSFITPVPGGVGLMTVAALMYNTLLASKKAIYS
- the asnS gene encoding asparagine--tRNA ligase, with protein sequence MQIKEILKLTPEGQSIVVKGWVKTKRGQSNIVFININDGSTLKNIQAVVENGKISEDILKLATTGSAIAVTGKLVASAGAGQTMEVLAETIEVYGTADESYPIQPKKHSLEFLREKAHLRFRTNVFGAVFRIRHALAYAVHKFYNEQGFFYLHTPIITASDAEGAGEMFRVSTFEPNKAPLTPEGNIDFSQDFFGRETALTVSGQLEGELGALALSRIYTFGPTFRAENSNTSRHLAEFWMIEPEVAFFELEDNMNLAESFVKYVISYALENCKEDLEFLENRLLEEEKQKPQNERSELKLIEKLKFVVENDFERLTYTEAIDILLKSKPAQKKQFQYEVAWGIDLQSEHERYLVEKHFKKPVILTNYPKEIKAFYMKQDDELNGAPGATVRAMDVLFPGIGEIIGGSQREDNYEKLMARVKEVGIDPENIWWYLETRKFGSAPHSGFGLGFERLVLFVTGMTNIRDVIPFPRTPKNAEF
- the htpG gene encoding molecular chaperone HtpG — encoded protein: MTTEKGTISINTENIFPIIKKFLYSDHEIFLRELVSNAVDATQKLQKLSSLGQFNGELGELKVKVSFDKDKKTITISDNGIGMTAEEVKKYINQIAFSGAKEFVEKYQQTTDKSTIIGQFGLGFYSAFMVAKEVEIITKSFQEGAEAVRWFSDGSTEFEISAAERAERGTDVILHIAEDSEEFLDEFKLEQILSKYGKFLPTTIEFKEKTINNPNPIWVKAPSELKDEDYLAFYKELYPYSEDPLFWIHLNVDYPFNLTGVLYFPKIKQDFQLNREKIQLFSKQVFITDDVKDIVPEFLQLLHGVIDSPDIPLNVSRSYLQADGNVKRINTYITKKVGEKLAELFRDNRKAFEEKWESIGLFVKYGIISDDKFYERAKEFILLKNTKNEYFTIDEYKTKLESNQVDKDGNAIALYCNDLNKEDAYIEGALKREYDVLILDDVLDAHFLNALEMKVEKLRFKRVDSEPLEKIIDKGIKAEVVLSEDEKKKVEEVFKPLIGNNIVQIEALPVDDLPVSIVQTEFMRRYTDMSKVNGQANMMPLMYNLVVNGNHPIIQKVVTEEGADLAKQLVDLALLSQGMLSGKDLTQFIHRSIERLK